In the genome of Triticum urartu cultivar G1812 chromosome 5, Tu2.1, whole genome shotgun sequence, one region contains:
- the LOC125507788 gene encoding beta-1,4-mannosyl-glycoprotein 4-beta-N-acetylglucosaminyltransferase-like: protein MKQDSRMAGNSVNLPHATRRRSTLAFKFLIPFVLVLSVSVIAVTQYFQSISYFLRPLWDTPPKPFSRIPHYYAPNMSMDQLCQLHGWGILSSPRRVFDAVLFSNELDILDIRYHELFPYVDRFVILEANATFTGIPKSLTFFENLNRFAFASSKIVYDMLPIGDLDPDSRRMPFLVEAGHRRALNNLLKRSGIAVGDVLIMADADEIPSPETVQLLKWCDGIPPIMHLELKNYMYSFEFHVDQNSWRTTAHVFTERTKYQHSRQTDLMLADAGWHCSFCFREIKEFAFKMKAYSHADRVKHDIFLNPDRIQRVICNGDNIFDMLPEEYTFSDLFKKMGPIPRSASAVHLPSYLIRNADSYRFLLPGGCLRPG from the coding sequence ATGAAACAAGACAGTCGCATGGCGGGAAACTCGGTGAATCTGCCTCATGCAACTAGAAGAAGAAGTACTTTggctttcaagttcctgatacccTTCGTTCTAGTTCTTTCAGTTTCTGTTATTGCTGTCACCCAGTACTTCCAAAGTATCTCCTACTTTCTGCGGCCGCTGTGGGACACACCACCAAAGCCCTTCTCCCGTATCCCGCACTACTATGCCCCTAACATGTCCATGGACCAGCTGTGTCAGCTCCATGGCTGGGGCATTCTCTCCTCCCCTCGCCGTGTCTTTGATGCTGTTCTCTTCAGCAATGAGCTCGATATTCTGGACATCCGCTACCATGAGCTCTTTCCGTATGTTGACAGGTTTGTCATCCTTGAAGCGAATGCTACCTTCACTGGCATCCCAAAGTCACTCACCTTCTTTGAAAACCTCAACCGTTTCGCATTTGCTAGCTCAAAGATTGTCTATGACATGCTTCCCATTGGAGATTTGGATCCTGATTCTCGCCGAATGCCCTTCCTTGTAGAAGCCGGTCACCGCCGTGCACTTAACAACCTGCTAAAAAGATCAGGCATTGCTGTGGGGGATGTCTTGATCATGGCTGATGCCGATGAGATCCCCAGTCCTGAAACCGTGCAGTTGCTGAAGTGGTGTGATGGAATACCGCCAATCATGCATCTCGAGCTAAAAAACTATATGTACTCCTTTGAATTTCATGTGGATCAAAACAGCTGGAGAACGACAGCGCATGTGTTCACCGAGCGGACCAAGTATCAACACTCCCGCCAGACCGACCTGATGCTGGCCGACGCAGGCTGGCACTGCAGCTTCTGCTTCAGGGAGATCAAGGAGTTTGCTTTCAAGATGAAGGCATACAGCCATGCAGACCGGGTGAAACATGACATCTTCCTGAACCCTGACAGGATCCAGAGAGTCATATGCAATGGGGATAACATTTTTGACATGCTACCTGAGGAGTACACGTTTAGTGATCTCTTCAAGAAGATGGGGCCGATACCGAGGTCAGCGTCCGCTGTTCATCTTCCATCCTATTTGATCAGGAACGCGGACAGCTACAGGTTCTTACTTCCTGGTGGGTGCTTGAGACCGGGCTAA
- the LOC125555600 gene encoding defensin-like protein 10, translating into MEAPKVKMPDLCLLLLMALLLLPGSEGHTCATVSQTYITLLCVRDTCVKNCHSEGYTGGRCVITSLEPPMLVCFCMKPC; encoded by the exons ATGGAGGCTCCCAAGGTCAAGATGCCAGACTTGTGCTTGCTCTTGCTCATGGCACTCCTGTTGCTTCCTG GGTCCGAAGGTCATACCTGCGCGACGGTCAGCCAGACCTACATTACTCTCTTATGTGTGCGTGATACGTGCGTCAAGAACTGCCACAGCGAGGGCTACACAGGAGGGAGGTGCGTGATCACCTCCTTGGAACCTCCCATGTTAGTCTGCTTCTGCATGAAACCCTGCTGA